In Burkholderia sp. WP9, a genomic segment contains:
- a CDS encoding sigma-54 dependent transcriptional regulator: protein MASIDLDSPAVSAGGNGSAQAKQRVADGIAGLKSYGLLYGSSPVMLDLYEQIERVAGTDATALIIGESGTGKELIARTIHDQSGRKDAPFVAVNCGAIPDELIEAELFGHEKGSFTGAVQGRIGYFEHANGGTLFLDEITEMAPVRQVKLLRALETGTFYRVGGNDLISGNVRVIAATNRDPAVAVKENGLREDLMYRLAVFPLRAPPLRERENDRELLAQHFLALLNQQEGTSKSFSKKSIETLRTWSWPGNVRELKNAVYRAFILAEKTVELPHPHLASRVKKPMTQGDAMSVWIGTPLADAQKQIILGTLKYCGGDKRRAAKALGVSLKTLYNRLSAYGDESAEDESEQ from the coding sequence ATGGCGTCAATCGACCTGGACTCGCCCGCCGTCTCCGCCGGCGGCAATGGTTCGGCACAGGCGAAGCAGCGCGTCGCGGACGGCATCGCGGGACTGAAGTCGTACGGCCTGCTGTACGGCTCGTCGCCGGTGATGCTGGATCTGTACGAGCAGATCGAACGCGTCGCCGGCACCGACGCGACCGCGCTGATCATCGGCGAATCGGGCACGGGCAAGGAATTGATCGCCCGCACGATTCACGATCAAAGCGGCCGTAAGGACGCGCCATTCGTCGCCGTGAACTGCGGCGCGATTCCCGACGAACTCATCGAAGCCGAACTGTTCGGCCACGAAAAAGGCAGTTTTACTGGCGCGGTGCAGGGCCGCATCGGCTACTTCGAACATGCGAACGGCGGCACGCTGTTCCTCGACGAGATTACCGAAATGGCGCCGGTGCGTCAGGTCAAGCTTCTGCGCGCGCTCGAAACGGGCACCTTTTATCGCGTGGGCGGCAATGACCTGATCAGCGGCAACGTGCGCGTGATCGCCGCGACCAATCGCGACCCGGCGGTCGCGGTCAAGGAAAACGGTCTGCGTGAAGACCTCATGTACCGGCTCGCGGTTTTCCCGCTACGCGCGCCGCCACTGCGCGAGCGTGAGAACGATCGCGAACTGCTCGCGCAGCACTTCCTCGCGCTGCTCAATCAGCAGGAAGGCACGAGCAAAAGCTTCAGCAAAAAATCGATCGAAACGCTGCGCACCTGGTCGTGGCCGGGCAATGTGCGCGAGTTGAAGAACGCGGTGTATCGCGCCTTCATTCTCGCGGAGAAGACGGTGGAGCTGCCGCATCCGCATCTCGCGTCGCGCGTGAAAAAGCCCATGACCCAGGGCGATGCGATGAGCGTATGGATCGGCACGCCGCTCGCCGACGCGCAAAAACAGATCATTCTCGGCACGCTCAAATATTGCGGCGGCGACAAACGTCGTGCGGCCAAAGCACTTGGCGTGAGTCTCAAGACGCTGTACAACCGTTTGAGCGCATACGGCGACGAAAGCGCGGAAGACGAGTCCGAGCAATAA
- a CDS encoding nitrate/sulfonate/bicarbonate ABC transporter ATP-binding protein produces the protein MQNPKAAMTAAPIQTPPKPPRLGEEILRVKDVCRGFNKSQGELLVLDDANLSLREGEIVGLLGRSGSGKSTLLRIIAGLIEPTDGEVTYMGKPLNGPAKGVAMVFQTFALFPWLTVLQNVEAGLEAQGVGASERRTRALAAIDLIGLDGFENAYPRELSGGMRQRVGFARALVVDPTLLLMDEPFSALDVLTAETLRTDLLDLWTQGRMPIKAVLIVTHNIEEAVFMCDRILVLSSNPGRVIAEIKVPFKHPRNRLDPAFRRLVDEIYAKMTARQTDEKTKKGLELHSWLPHVSTNLMAGLIETLAAAPYHGRADMPEIARSLHLEVDDLFPVAEVLQHLGFADVREGDIFLTPPARVFAEFGTQERKMMFAEHLLRHVPLAARIKKVLNERPGHRAPRVRFEQELEDFLSDSAAEETLDAVINWGRYGEIFSYNDQTEIFSLEDVES, from the coding sequence ATGCAAAATCCTAAAGCTGCTATGACCGCCGCGCCGATCCAGACGCCGCCGAAGCCGCCGCGCCTCGGCGAAGAGATCCTGCGCGTCAAGGACGTGTGCCGCGGTTTCAACAAGTCGCAGGGCGAACTGCTCGTCCTCGACGACGCGAACCTGTCGCTGCGCGAAGGTGAGATCGTCGGCTTGCTGGGCCGTTCGGGCTCGGGCAAGTCGACGCTGTTGCGCATCATCGCCGGTCTGATCGAACCGACCGATGGCGAAGTCACGTATATGGGCAAGCCGCTCAACGGTCCCGCAAAGGGCGTCGCGATGGTGTTTCAGACCTTCGCGCTGTTCCCGTGGCTGACCGTGCTGCAAAACGTGGAAGCGGGCCTCGAAGCGCAAGGCGTCGGCGCGAGCGAGCGGCGCACGCGCGCGCTCGCCGCGATCGACCTGATCGGTCTGGACGGTTTCGAAAACGCTTATCCGCGCGAACTGTCGGGCGGCATGCGCCAGCGCGTCGGCTTTGCGCGCGCGCTGGTGGTCGACCCCACGCTGCTGCTGATGGACGAACCGTTCTCCGCGCTCGACGTGCTGACCGCCGAAACGCTGCGTACCGACCTGCTCGATCTGTGGACGCAAGGCCGCATGCCGATCAAGGCGGTGTTGATCGTCACGCACAACATCGAGGAAGCGGTGTTCATGTGCGACCGGATCCTGGTGCTGTCGTCGAATCCGGGCCGCGTGATCGCCGAGATCAAGGTGCCGTTCAAGCATCCGCGTAATCGTCTCGACCCGGCGTTCCGCCGGCTGGTGGACGAGATCTACGCGAAGATGACCGCGCGCCAGACCGACGAAAAGACCAAGAAGGGCCTCGAGCTGCACAGCTGGTTGCCGCATGTATCGACCAACCTGATGGCCGGTCTGATCGAAACATTGGCCGCGGCGCCGTACCACGGCCGCGCCGACATGCCGGAAATCGCCCGTTCGCTGCATCTGGAGGTGGACGATCTGTTCCCGGTCGCCGAAGTGCTGCAGCATCTCGGTTTCGCCGACGTGCGCGAAGGCGATATTTTCCTGACGCCGCCGGCGCGCGTGTTCGCCGAGTTCGGCACGCAGGAACGCAAGATGATGTTCGCCGAGCATCTGCTGCGGCATGTGCCGCTCGCCGCGCGAATCAAGAAGGTGCTCAACGAACGGCCGGGGCATCGCGCGCCGCGCGTGCGCTTCGAACAGGAGCTGGAGGATTTTCTGTCGGACAGCGCCGCGGAAGAGACGCTCGACGCGGTCATCAACTGGGGTCGTTATGGCGAGATCTTCTCGTATAACGACCAGACCGAAATCTTCAGTCTGGAAGACGTGGAGTCTTGA
- a CDS encoding ABC transporter permease subunit: MDFSFNLKRTANASAWRVLPNRWDFVAFPLIICVIAMAAIGFHETLAPMSTLKTQTISLDPANLPEYAMRTTLRMLAAMVASLIFTLVYGTLAAKSRRAGLVLVPILDILQSVPVLGYISFTVTFFLALFPGRVLGAELAAIFAIFTSQAWNMTFSFYQSLRTVPRDLDEVSRGFHLTSWQRFWKLEVPFSMPGLIWNMMMSMSGGWFFVVASEAITVGNRTITLPGIGAYLAQAISDKNLHAIGWVILAMTVVILAYDQFLFRPLVAWADKFRMENTSSGDAPESWLLDLIRRTRLIHRLLVPLGWMFARAARVPLRLPAIQGPRFQIPQMQKSSRVGDIVWAALVLLTTVYVVYRVFMYVRTGVSLDEVWHVFVLGLITLLRVVVLIALASVVWVPVGVLIGLRPALAEKIQPLAQFLAAFPANLLFPVFVIAIVRFHLNPDIWLSPLIVLGTQWYILFNVIAGATSYPNDYREAAKNFHIRGWQWWRQAILPGIFPYYVTGAITASGGAWNASIVAEFVQWGDTKVAAHGLGAYIAQSTAAGDYPKIIVGIAVMSLFVTLFNRLLWRPMYAYAEAKLRLD; this comes from the coding sequence ATGGATTTCAGCTTCAACCTCAAGCGCACTGCCAATGCGTCGGCATGGCGGGTGCTGCCCAATCGCTGGGATTTCGTCGCCTTCCCGCTGATCATCTGCGTGATCGCCATGGCGGCGATCGGTTTTCACGAGACCTTGGCGCCCATGTCGACGCTCAAGACTCAGACCATCTCGCTCGATCCGGCGAATCTGCCTGAGTACGCCATGCGCACTACGCTGCGCATGCTGGCGGCCATGGTCGCCTCGCTGATCTTCACGCTGGTGTACGGCACGCTGGCGGCCAAGAGCCGCCGCGCCGGGCTCGTGCTGGTGCCGATTCTGGACATCCTGCAGTCGGTGCCGGTGCTCGGCTACATATCGTTTACGGTCACCTTCTTCCTCGCATTGTTTCCCGGCCGTGTGCTCGGCGCCGAACTGGCGGCGATTTTCGCGATCTTCACGAGCCAGGCGTGGAACATGACGTTCAGCTTCTATCAGTCGCTGCGCACGGTGCCGCGCGATCTCGACGAAGTGTCGCGCGGCTTCCACCTCACTTCATGGCAGCGCTTCTGGAAACTGGAAGTGCCGTTTTCGATGCCGGGCCTCATCTGGAACATGATGATGTCGATGTCGGGCGGCTGGTTCTTCGTGGTGGCCTCCGAAGCGATCACGGTCGGCAACCGCACGATCACGCTGCCGGGCATCGGCGCGTATCTGGCGCAGGCGATCTCGGACAAGAACCTGCATGCGATCGGCTGGGTGATCCTCGCCATGACGGTCGTGATTCTCGCGTACGACCAGTTCCTGTTCCGGCCGCTCGTCGCGTGGGCGGACAAGTTCCGCATGGAAAACACCAGTTCGGGCGACGCGCCGGAATCGTGGCTTCTCGATCTGATTCGCCGCACCCGCCTGATCCACCGGCTGCTGGTGCCGCTCGGCTGGATGTTCGCGCGAGCCGCGCGCGTGCCGTTGCGGCTGCCGGCCATCCAGGGGCCGCGCTTCCAGATCCCGCAGATGCAGAAAAGCTCGCGCGTCGGCGATATCGTATGGGCGGCGCTGGTGCTGCTCACCACCGTCTACGTGGTGTACCGCGTCTTCATGTATGTGCGCACCGGCGTCTCGCTGGATGAAGTCTGGCACGTGTTCGTGCTCGGACTCATTACGCTCTTGCGCGTGGTGGTGCTGATCGCGCTGGCCTCGGTCGTGTGGGTGCCGGTTGGTGTGCTGATCGGCTTGCGCCCGGCGCTCGCCGAGAAGATCCAGCCGCTCGCGCAGTTTCTCGCCGCCTTCCCGGCCAATCTGCTGTTCCCGGTGTTCGTGATCGCGATCGTGCGCTTCCACCTGAACCCGGACATCTGGCTGTCGCCGCTGATCGTGCTCGGCACCCAGTGGTATATCCTGTTCAACGTGATTGCCGGCGCGACCTCGTATCCGAACGACTATCGCGAGGCGGCCAAGAACTTCCATATCCGCGGCTGGCAGTGGTGGCGTCAGGCGATTCTGCCGGGCATTTTCCCGTATTACGTCACGGGCGCGATCACCGCGTCGGGCGGCGCGTGGAACGCGAGCATCGTCGCGGAATTCGTGCAGTGGGGCGACACCAAAGTGGCCGCGCACGGCTTGGGCGCTTACATCGCGCAGTCCACCGCCGCGGGCGACTATCCGAAGATCATCGTGGGCATCGCCGTGATGTCCCTGTTCGTGACACTGTTCAACCGCCTGCTGTGGCGTCCGATGTACGCCTACGCCGAAGCCAAGCTCCGGCTTGATTGA